The Xylocopa sonorina isolate GNS202 chromosome 17, iyXylSono1_principal, whole genome shotgun sequence genome includes a region encoding these proteins:
- the LOC143431213 gene encoding sodium-independent sulfate anion transporter, translated as MSKYNIQEYDLETGKEVRLTGYSNAAFEGPLGSNNNDSNQTSELDNRLNNVHVSTQDDKTANSDVPESREKDLLYSLGRKWLYQRVKRSCKRKLLYKRIPIVAWIPKYRKDYIVSDLVAGITVGLTVIPQAIAYANVAGLPLQYGLYSSFMACFVYTILGSCKDVPVGPTAIIAILTRETLQKSDLEPDFAVLLTFISGCACLLMGILHLGFLLDFISGPVSVGFTSAAAIIIATSQVKDILGIHIGGSKFVEVWHNIFEKIGETKLWDTALGITCIIVLLLLRKIKDIPFMQKAQKMSSKAQMIMQKSLWLLSTARNILVVLVCGIMCWLLESHLGSSPVRLTGHVKQGLPEFRPPPFQTHHKNETYNFVDMVSTLGSGCLVIPLLSLLESISIAKVFNEGKPIDATQEMLALGVCNVVSAFVSSMPVSGGLSRGAVNHSSGVKTTLGGVYTGLLVLVSLQFLTPYLYFIPNAALAAIIIAAVIFMVELHVIKPIWRTKKIDLIPAIATFLCCLFIRLELGIVIGIGINVLFLLYASARPSLRVHKDTSTNGCEYLVITPDRSLVFPSVEYVRAVISKQGTKQGSAVPVVIDSTHIQAADFTAAKGIKSLTEDFSKRGQPLIFHNLKPSIIEIFKGVKPSGLRCSSSELELNDCLKEFSNISTTTMDR; from the exons ATGTCCAAGTACAATATTCAAGAGTACGATCTCGAAACGGGGAAGGAGGTACGGTTGACCGGATATAGTAACGCTGCCTTCGAGGGTCCGCTTGGTAGCAATAACAATGATTCCAATCAGACCAGTGAACTCGACAACAGACTCAATAACGTCCACGTTTCCACCCAAGACGACAAAACTGCGAACAGCGATG TTCCAGAGAGCCGTGAAAAGGATCTATTAtactccctaggaaggaagtggctaTACCAAAGAGTGAAAAGATCTTGCAAAAGAAAGTTACTCTACAAAAGGATACCTATAGTAGCTTGGATACCAAAGTATCGCAAAGACTACATAGTAAGTGATCTTGTTGCTGGTATTACCGTAGGCCTTACCGTTATACCACAGGCGATAGCTTATGCGAACGTCGCAGGACTTCCTTTGCAG TATGGTTTATATTCATCCTTCATGGCGTGCTTCGTCTACACCATCTTAGGATCCTGCAAGGACGTACCAGTTGGCCCAACCGCAATTATCGCGATCTTGACCAGAGAAACGCTACAGAAATCTGATTTAGAGCCCGATTTTGCAGTCCTCTTAACTTTCATCTCTGGCTGTGCTTGTTTATTGATGGGAATTTTACATTTAG GCTTTTTGTTGGACTTCATATCAGGACCAGTCTCGGTCGGTTTCACATCAGCAGCAGCGATCATTATTGCTACCAGTCAAGTAAAGGATATCTTAGGCATCCACATCGGTGGTAGCAAATTTGTCGAAGTATGGCACAACATATTCGAAAAAATTGGCGAAACTAAACTCTGGGATACTGCGTTGGGTATTACCTGCATAATCGTTCTACTTCTGCTTAGA AAGATCAAAGATATACCGTTTATGCAAAAAGCTCAAAAAATGTCGTCGAAAGCACAGATGATTATGCAGAAGTCCCTCTGGTTGCTTTCTACGGCTCGAAACATTCTCGTAGTCCTCGTCTGCGGTATTATGTGCTGGCTTTTAGAAAGTCACTTAGGTTCCTCACCTGTTAGATTGACGGGCCATGTAAAACAAGGACTTCCGGAATTTCGACCGCCTCCATTTCAAACCCACCACAAGAACGAAACATACAATTTCGTCGACATGGTTTCTACCCTTGGTTCCGGATGTCTAGTCATTCCTTTGTTGAGCCTCCTGGAGAGCATCTCCATTGCCAAAGTCTTTA ACGAGGGCAAACCAATCGATGCGACTCAAGAAATGTTGGCTTTGGGCGTATGCAACGTTGTGTCGGCTTTCGTTTCCTCTATGCCCGTCAGCGGTGGCCTCAGCCGTGGAGCCGTCAACCATTCTTCCGGTGTAAAAACAACTCTCGGCGGTGTTTATACTGGTCTCTTGGTACTCGTGTCGCTTCAGTTCCTCACTCCGTATTTGTATTTTATCCCTAACGCAGCCCTTGCAGCAATCATCATCGCGGCGGTCATCTTCATGGTGGAGTTGCATGTGATCAAGCCAATATGGCGGACAAAAA aAATTGATCTCATACCGGCAATAGCTACATTCTTATGCTGTCTTTTTATAAGACTTGAACTAGGTATAGTGATTGGAATCGGTATAAATGTCCTGTTCCTACTTTACGCTTCAGCGAGACCGTCGTTACGAGTTCATAAAGATACA AGTACCAACGGCTGTGAATATCTTGTAATAACACCGGATAGAAGTCTCGTTTTCCCAAGTGTTGAATACGTACGAGCTGTAATTAGTAAGCAAGGTACGAAACAAGGAAGCGCAGTACCCGTTGTCATTGATTCAACGCACATTCAAGCAGCAGATTTTACAGCGGCAAAG GGAATTAAAAGTCTAACGGAGGACTTCTCTAAACGTGGTCAACCTTTGATCTTTCATAATTTGAAGCCGAGTATCATCGAAATATTCAAAGGCGTAAAACCTTCCGGTCTGAGATGTAGTTCTAGCGAACTCGAACTTAATGACTGCCTGAAAG AATTTTCAAATATTTCGACGACTACCATGGACAGATAG
- the LOC143431131 gene encoding sodium-independent sulfate anion transporter isoform X3, with product MQKMSYVRGTIGETTPLLRRNVASGFNFKQLLRRRIPILAWLPQYSLSKLLQDTLAGLTVGLTAIPQGIAYAIVAGLPAQYGLYSSFMGCFVYLVFGSCKDVTVGPTAIMALLAQHHVINLGNDIAVLLSFLSGCVIMLMGLFHLGFLLEFVSMPVISGFTNAASIIIAASQLGTLLGLSGRSDSFIDAIVKVVNHVNEVTLWDPILGVCSMVILICLKKLPGKKSGTAFEKFLWVTSLARNAIVVIFGIVLAYTLHRYDIKPFKITGNITEGLPPLAPPPFSTVKGNHTYYFDELVSELGSTIISVPLIAILESIAIAKAFAKGKTVDTNQEMLALGLCNVFGSFSRSMPTTGSFTRTAVNNASGVKTPMGGVITGCLVLLACGLLTSTFEYIPKATLAAVIIIAMYYMLELHIFTVLWRTKKIDLVPLTVTLLSCLAIGPEYGMIAGIAVNLILLLYFAARPGLLIEERVVDGLTILFVSPKQSLSYPAAEYLRERVMSWCDRRTGTIPVVVEGRHVLRIDATVAKNLALLLADLEARDQKLVFWNWCEEARRTLISYDASLAMSFRTSGSIAQIFSGRTASPRLTRE from the exons ATGCAAAAAATGTCATACGTCAGAGGAACTATTGGGGAAACAACACCGTTGTTGA GGCGTAACGTGGCTTCCGGGTTCAATTTCAAGCAGCTCCTTCGACGGAGGATACCGATTTTGGCATGGCTGCCTCAATACAGTTTGTCGAAACTTCTGCAGGATACTTTGGCAGGACTGACCGTTGGTTTGACTGCTATACCACAGGGTATAGCTTACGCGATTGTGGCAGGTCTTCCGGCTCAG TATGGCCTCTACAGCAGTTTCATGGGGTGCTTCGTCTATTTGGTGTTCGGTAGCTGCAAAGACGTCACGGTGGGACCTACGGCAATAATGGCCCTACTGGCGCAACATCACGTTATAAATCTCGGGAACGATATTGCG gTACTTCTATCTTTTCTGTCAGGCTGCGTGATTATGCTTATGGGACTGTTCCATCTAGGATTTCTTTTGGAATTTGTTAGTATGCCGGTAATTTCCGGATTTACTAACGCTGCTTCTATAATAATCGCAGCATCTCAGTTGGGCACTTTGCTTGGTTTGAGCGGCAGAAGCGACTCGTTTATCGATGCGATTGTTAAAGTTGTTAATCATGTGAACGAAGTTACTCTATGGGATCCGATATTAGGAGTTTGTTCAATGGTTATACTTATTTGCCTCAAA AAATTACCTGGGAAGAAGAGCGGGACGGCGTTCGAAAAATTCCTGTGGGTAACATCGCTGGCCAGGAACGCGATAGTTGTAATTTTCGGGATTGTATTAGCGTACACGTTGCACCGTTACGATATTAAGCCGTTTAAAATTACTGGAAACATAACGGAAGGTTTACCACCGCTCGCTCCACCGCCATTTTCCACTGTTAAGGGAAACCATACGTATTATTTCGACGAGTTGGTTAGCGAACTGGGAAGCACTATCATTTCAGTCCCGTTGATCGCCATTTTGGAGAGTATTGCTATCGCCAAAGCTTTCG CTAAAGGAAAGACGGTTGATACTAATCAAGAGATGCTGGCTTTGGGACTTTGCAACGTTTTCGGGAGCTTTTCTCGATCAATGCCAACCACGGGAAGCTTTACAAGGACCGCTGTAAACAACGCTTCGGGCGTAAAAACACCGATGGGCGGTGTAATTACCGGATGCCTGGTGCTCTTAGCCTGCGGCCTTCTGACCTCGACTTTCGAATACATCCCGAAAGCAACGCTGGCTGCAGTGATTATAATCGCCATGTACTACATGCTCGAGCTTCATATCTTCACCGTGCTTTGGAGGACGAAAA AGATCGATCTAGTACCTTTGACGGTGACTTTGTTGAGCTGCCTGGCGATCGGTCCAGAATACGGCATGATCGCTGGAATCGCGGTAAATCTAATTCTGCTGCTCTATTTCGCGGCCAGGCCTGGATTATTGATCGAGGAACGAGTCGTCGATGGGCTGACGATTCTGTTTGTATCGCCGAAACAGTCATTGAGCTATCCGGCCGCGGAATACCTTCGCGAGCGGGTGATGTCCTG GTGTGACAGGAGAACAGGAACTATCCCGGTGGTAGTGGAGGGCCGTCACGTGCTTAGAATCGATGCAACTGTTGCCAAGAACCTCGCTTTGCTTTTGGCCGACCTGGAGGCAAGGGACCAGAAGCTCGTCTTCTGGAATTGGTGCGAGGAGGCCAGGCGAACTTTGATAAGCTACGACGCGTCCCTGGCGATGTCCTTCCGAACTTCCGGCAGCATAGCTCAAATATTTTCAGGTAGAACCGCGTCGCCCCGCCTTACGCGCGAGTGA
- the LOC143431131 gene encoding sodium-independent sulfate anion transporter isoform X2, whose product MDVLQCLLIEDLISVLLLAYPAFIVQDSKSRYIRLRNRLSTKEGSFYGKLIELSVDSIQSNFNGRNVASGFNFKQLLRRRIPILAWLPQYSLSKLLQDTLAGLTVGLTAIPQGIAYAIVAGLPAQYGLYSSFMGCFVYLVFGSCKDVTVGPTAIMALLAQHHVINLGNDIAVLLSFLSGCVIMLMGLFHLGFLLEFVSMPVISGFTNAASIIIAASQLGTLLGLSGRSDSFIDAIVKVVNHVNEVTLWDPILGVCSMVILICLKKLPGKKSGTAFEKFLWVTSLARNAIVVIFGIVLAYTLHRYDIKPFKITGNITEGLPPLAPPPFSTVKGNHTYYFDELVSELGSTIISVPLIAILESIAIAKAFAKGKTVDTNQEMLALGLCNVFGSFSRSMPTTGSFTRTAVNNASGVKTPMGGVITGCLVLLACGLLTSTFEYIPKATLAAVIIIAMYYMLELHIFTVLWRTKKIDLVPLTVTLLSCLAIGPEYGMIAGIAVNLILLLYFAARPGLLIEERVVDGLTILFVSPKQSLSYPAAEYLRERVMSWCDRRTGTIPVVVEGRHVLRIDATVAKNLALLLADLEARDQKLVFWNWCEEARRTLISYDASLAMSFRTSGSIAQIFSDQNE is encoded by the exons ATGGACGTGTTGCAATGTCTCCTTATCGAGGACTTAATTTCAGTCCTCCTCCTTGCGTATCCGGCGTTTATTGTGCAAGATTCGAAGTCTCGTTACATTCGCCTTAGAAACAGATTGTCAACGAAAGAAGGCTCGTTTTACGGAAAATTGATCGAACTAAGCGTCGATTCGATTCAGAGTAATTTTAACG GGCGTAACGTGGCTTCCGGGTTCAATTTCAAGCAGCTCCTTCGACGGAGGATACCGATTTTGGCATGGCTGCCTCAATACAGTTTGTCGAAACTTCTGCAGGATACTTTGGCAGGACTGACCGTTGGTTTGACTGCTATACCACAGGGTATAGCTTACGCGATTGTGGCAGGTCTTCCGGCTCAG TATGGCCTCTACAGCAGTTTCATGGGGTGCTTCGTCTATTTGGTGTTCGGTAGCTGCAAAGACGTCACGGTGGGACCTACGGCAATAATGGCCCTACTGGCGCAACATCACGTTATAAATCTCGGGAACGATATTGCG gTACTTCTATCTTTTCTGTCAGGCTGCGTGATTATGCTTATGGGACTGTTCCATCTAGGATTTCTTTTGGAATTTGTTAGTATGCCGGTAATTTCCGGATTTACTAACGCTGCTTCTATAATAATCGCAGCATCTCAGTTGGGCACTTTGCTTGGTTTGAGCGGCAGAAGCGACTCGTTTATCGATGCGATTGTTAAAGTTGTTAATCATGTGAACGAAGTTACTCTATGGGATCCGATATTAGGAGTTTGTTCAATGGTTATACTTATTTGCCTCAAA AAATTACCTGGGAAGAAGAGCGGGACGGCGTTCGAAAAATTCCTGTGGGTAACATCGCTGGCCAGGAACGCGATAGTTGTAATTTTCGGGATTGTATTAGCGTACACGTTGCACCGTTACGATATTAAGCCGTTTAAAATTACTGGAAACATAACGGAAGGTTTACCACCGCTCGCTCCACCGCCATTTTCCACTGTTAAGGGAAACCATACGTATTATTTCGACGAGTTGGTTAGCGAACTGGGAAGCACTATCATTTCAGTCCCGTTGATCGCCATTTTGGAGAGTATTGCTATCGCCAAAGCTTTCG CTAAAGGAAAGACGGTTGATACTAATCAAGAGATGCTGGCTTTGGGACTTTGCAACGTTTTCGGGAGCTTTTCTCGATCAATGCCAACCACGGGAAGCTTTACAAGGACCGCTGTAAACAACGCTTCGGGCGTAAAAACACCGATGGGCGGTGTAATTACCGGATGCCTGGTGCTCTTAGCCTGCGGCCTTCTGACCTCGACTTTCGAATACATCCCGAAAGCAACGCTGGCTGCAGTGATTATAATCGCCATGTACTACATGCTCGAGCTTCATATCTTCACCGTGCTTTGGAGGACGAAAA AGATCGATCTAGTACCTTTGACGGTGACTTTGTTGAGCTGCCTGGCGATCGGTCCAGAATACGGCATGATCGCTGGAATCGCGGTAAATCTAATTCTGCTGCTCTATTTCGCGGCCAGGCCTGGATTATTGATCGAGGAACGAGTCGTCGATGGGCTGACGATTCTGTTTGTATCGCCGAAACAGTCATTGAGCTATCCGGCCGCGGAATACCTTCGCGAGCGGGTGATGTCCTG GTGTGACAGGAGAACAGGAACTATCCCGGTGGTAGTGGAGGGCCGTCACGTGCTTAGAATCGATGCAACTGTTGCCAAGAACCTCGCTTTGCTTTTGGCCGACCTGGAGGCAAGGGACCAGAAGCTCGTCTTCTGGAATTGGTGCGAGGAGGCCAGGCGAACTTTGATAAGCTACGACGCGTCCCTGGCGATGTCCTTCCGAACTTCCGGCAGCATAGCTCAAATATTTTCAG ATCAGAACGAATGA
- the LOC143431131 gene encoding sodium-independent sulfate anion transporter isoform X1 has product MDVLQCLLIEDLISVLLLAYPAFIVQDSKSRYIRLRNRLSTKEGSFYGKLIELSVDSIQSNFNGRNVASGFNFKQLLRRRIPILAWLPQYSLSKLLQDTLAGLTVGLTAIPQGIAYAIVAGLPAQYGLYSSFMGCFVYLVFGSCKDVTVGPTAIMALLAQHHVINLGNDIAVLLSFLSGCVIMLMGLFHLGFLLEFVSMPVISGFTNAASIIIAASQLGTLLGLSGRSDSFIDAIVKVVNHVNEVTLWDPILGVCSMVILICLKKLPGKKSGTAFEKFLWVTSLARNAIVVIFGIVLAYTLHRYDIKPFKITGNITEGLPPLAPPPFSTVKGNHTYYFDELVSELGSTIISVPLIAILESIAIAKAFAKGKTVDTNQEMLALGLCNVFGSFSRSMPTTGSFTRTAVNNASGVKTPMGGVITGCLVLLACGLLTSTFEYIPKATLAAVIIIAMYYMLELHIFTVLWRTKKIDLVPLTVTLLSCLAIGPEYGMIAGIAVNLILLLYFAARPGLLIEERVVDGLTILFVSPKQSLSYPAAEYLRERVMSWCDRRTGTIPVVVEGRHVLRIDATVAKNLALLLADLEARDQKLVFWNWCEEARRTLISYDASLAMSFRTSGSIAQIFSVATCTESSFVDVA; this is encoded by the exons ATGGACGTGTTGCAATGTCTCCTTATCGAGGACTTAATTTCAGTCCTCCTCCTTGCGTATCCGGCGTTTATTGTGCAAGATTCGAAGTCTCGTTACATTCGCCTTAGAAACAGATTGTCAACGAAAGAAGGCTCGTTTTACGGAAAATTGATCGAACTAAGCGTCGATTCGATTCAGAGTAATTTTAACG GGCGTAACGTGGCTTCCGGGTTCAATTTCAAGCAGCTCCTTCGACGGAGGATACCGATTTTGGCATGGCTGCCTCAATACAGTTTGTCGAAACTTCTGCAGGATACTTTGGCAGGACTGACCGTTGGTTTGACTGCTATACCACAGGGTATAGCTTACGCGATTGTGGCAGGTCTTCCGGCTCAG TATGGCCTCTACAGCAGTTTCATGGGGTGCTTCGTCTATTTGGTGTTCGGTAGCTGCAAAGACGTCACGGTGGGACCTACGGCAATAATGGCCCTACTGGCGCAACATCACGTTATAAATCTCGGGAACGATATTGCG gTACTTCTATCTTTTCTGTCAGGCTGCGTGATTATGCTTATGGGACTGTTCCATCTAGGATTTCTTTTGGAATTTGTTAGTATGCCGGTAATTTCCGGATTTACTAACGCTGCTTCTATAATAATCGCAGCATCTCAGTTGGGCACTTTGCTTGGTTTGAGCGGCAGAAGCGACTCGTTTATCGATGCGATTGTTAAAGTTGTTAATCATGTGAACGAAGTTACTCTATGGGATCCGATATTAGGAGTTTGTTCAATGGTTATACTTATTTGCCTCAAA AAATTACCTGGGAAGAAGAGCGGGACGGCGTTCGAAAAATTCCTGTGGGTAACATCGCTGGCCAGGAACGCGATAGTTGTAATTTTCGGGATTGTATTAGCGTACACGTTGCACCGTTACGATATTAAGCCGTTTAAAATTACTGGAAACATAACGGAAGGTTTACCACCGCTCGCTCCACCGCCATTTTCCACTGTTAAGGGAAACCATACGTATTATTTCGACGAGTTGGTTAGCGAACTGGGAAGCACTATCATTTCAGTCCCGTTGATCGCCATTTTGGAGAGTATTGCTATCGCCAAAGCTTTCG CTAAAGGAAAGACGGTTGATACTAATCAAGAGATGCTGGCTTTGGGACTTTGCAACGTTTTCGGGAGCTTTTCTCGATCAATGCCAACCACGGGAAGCTTTACAAGGACCGCTGTAAACAACGCTTCGGGCGTAAAAACACCGATGGGCGGTGTAATTACCGGATGCCTGGTGCTCTTAGCCTGCGGCCTTCTGACCTCGACTTTCGAATACATCCCGAAAGCAACGCTGGCTGCAGTGATTATAATCGCCATGTACTACATGCTCGAGCTTCATATCTTCACCGTGCTTTGGAGGACGAAAA AGATCGATCTAGTACCTTTGACGGTGACTTTGTTGAGCTGCCTGGCGATCGGTCCAGAATACGGCATGATCGCTGGAATCGCGGTAAATCTAATTCTGCTGCTCTATTTCGCGGCCAGGCCTGGATTATTGATCGAGGAACGAGTCGTCGATGGGCTGACGATTCTGTTTGTATCGCCGAAACAGTCATTGAGCTATCCGGCCGCGGAATACCTTCGCGAGCGGGTGATGTCCTG GTGTGACAGGAGAACAGGAACTATCCCGGTGGTAGTGGAGGGCCGTCACGTGCTTAGAATCGATGCAACTGTTGCCAAGAACCTCGCTTTGCTTTTGGCCGACCTGGAGGCAAGGGACCAGAAGCTCGTCTTCTGGAATTGGTGCGAGGAGGCCAGGCGAACTTTGATAAGCTACGACGCGTCCCTGGCGATGTCCTTCCGAACTTCCGGCAGCATAGCTCAAATATTTTCAG TTGCTACGTGCACGGAGTCGTCCTTTGTCGACGTGGCATAA